Proteins from a single region of Funiculus sociatus GB2-C1:
- a CDS encoding cryptochrome/photolyase family protein yields MSDLILFWHRRDLRISDNIGLAAARKRSQKVVGVFCLDPNILERDDVAPARMVYMIGSLQSLKERYQQAGSQLLILHDNPTQAIPGLAAALNAKAVFWNWDVEPYSKERDRIVTETLKTKGIEVQNNWDQLLHSPEDIFTGSNKPYTVYTPFWRNWSSKPKTEPVEELKDAENLTPAEQEAAHQSGVVELPTAKNLGFVWDNELVTQPGEAAAQEKLEEFCDSHLGEYKEQRNFPAVHGTSQLSAALKFGVIGIRTVWKATETALENSRSDEEQSSIRGWQQELAWREFYQHAMYWFPELAEGAFRELLQNFPYENNEEDFQAWCEGRTGYPIVDAAMRQMNEIGWMHNRCRMIVANFLTKDLLIDPRKGEKYFMQKLYDWDLSANNGGWQWSASSGMDPKPVRIFNPATQAQKFDPDGDYIREWVPELRSVDTEYLVTGKIPALESEAVGYPAPIVDHNKRQRQYKERYQQQKEQFDKTLTT; encoded by the coding sequence ATGTCTGACCTGATTTTGTTTTGGCATCGTCGCGATTTACGCATTTCGGATAATATTGGACTGGCTGCGGCACGTAAGCGGAGTCAGAAAGTTGTAGGTGTTTTTTGCCTAGATCCGAATATTTTGGAAAGGGATGATGTGGCACCTGCAAGAATGGTATACATGATTGGCAGTTTGCAGTCACTTAAAGAGCGTTATCAGCAGGCTGGTAGCCAGTTGTTGATTCTGCACGATAATCCGACTCAAGCGATACCTGGTTTGGCTGCGGCTTTGAATGCTAAGGCAGTATTCTGGAATTGGGATGTGGAACCGTACTCGAAAGAACGCGATCGCATTGTCACTGAAACTCTCAAAACAAAGGGTATCGAAGTACAGAATAATTGGGATCAGTTATTACACTCACCAGAAGATATTTTCACAGGTTCAAATAAACCCTACACAGTTTACACTCCTTTCTGGAGAAATTGGAGCAGTAAACCCAAAACCGAACCAGTAGAAGAACTCAAAGATGCTGAAAATTTAACCCCAGCCGAACAAGAAGCAGCGCATCAGTCTGGAGTGGTGGAATTGCCTACAGCAAAGAATTTGGGATTTGTCTGGGATAATGAATTGGTGACACAACCGGGGGAAGCTGCGGCGCAAGAAAAGCTGGAAGAATTTTGTGACTCTCATCTGGGCGAATACAAAGAACAGCGCAATTTTCCCGCAGTTCATGGAACATCTCAACTCAGCGCAGCCTTAAAATTTGGCGTTATTGGTATTCGCACAGTTTGGAAAGCTACGGAAACTGCTTTAGAGAACAGCCGCAGCGATGAAGAACAATCTAGCATCCGGGGATGGCAACAGGAACTGGCGTGGCGAGAATTTTATCAACACGCGATGTATTGGTTCCCAGAATTAGCAGAAGGTGCTTTCCGCGAACTTTTACAAAATTTCCCTTATGAAAACAACGAGGAAGATTTCCAAGCGTGGTGTGAGGGGAGAACTGGCTACCCAATCGTAGATGCAGCGATGCGGCAAATGAATGAAATTGGCTGGATGCACAACCGTTGTCGGATGATTGTCGCTAATTTTCTCACCAAAGACTTGCTCATCGATCCGCGTAAAGGTGAAAAATACTTTATGCAGAAGCTTTATGATTGGGATCTTTCGGCCAATAATGGTGGTTGGCAGTGGAGTGCTTCGAGTGGCATGGACCCGAAGCCAGTAAGAATTTTCAACCCAGCTACTCAAGCGCAGAAGTTCGATCCAGACGGTGATTATATCCGGGAATGGGTGCCAGAATTGCGCTCTGTAGATACAGAATATCTGGTTACTGGAAAGATCCCAGCTTTGGAGAGTGAAGCTGTTGGTTATCCTGCGCCAATTGTGGATCACAACAAGCGCCAACGCCAGTACAAGGAACGCTACCAACAGCAGAAAGAGCAGTTTGATAAGACATTAACTACGTAA
- a CDS encoding NUDIX hydrolase — MSLGQEPPTVLQQRLFYKGRKFNYEVTRLRLPNGAEGEWECVRHPGGALAVPVTPEGKLILLRQYRFAVQGRLLEFPAGTIEPNEDPAETIKREIEEETGYRAHKWQNLGKFSLAPGYSDEFIYAFLAQDLERLEKPPQQDVDEDIETVLMTPEELEKAILAGEPVDAKSISSFFLARPFLK; from the coding sequence ATGTCGCTGGGTCAAGAACCGCCAACAGTTTTACAACAACGCCTATTCTATAAAGGGCGTAAATTTAACTATGAAGTTACCCGCCTGCGCCTCCCCAATGGTGCTGAGGGTGAGTGGGAATGCGTTCGTCATCCGGGCGGGGCGCTTGCTGTGCCAGTCACGCCAGAGGGTAAACTTATACTATTGCGGCAATATCGCTTTGCAGTTCAGGGGCGGCTTTTGGAGTTTCCGGCGGGAACAATAGAGCCGAATGAAGATCCGGCGGAGACGATTAAGCGGGAGATAGAAGAAGAAACCGGGTATCGCGCTCACAAATGGCAAAACTTGGGTAAGTTTTCCTTAGCGCCTGGTTATTCTGATGAGTTTATTTATGCTTTTTTAGCTCAAGATTTAGAACGCTTAGAAAAGCCTCCCCAGCAAGATGTCGATGAAGATATTGAAACCGTTTTGATGACTCCTGAAGAGTTAGAAAAAGCGATTTTGGCAGGCGAACCCGTAGATGCAAAATCGATTTCTAGTTTCTTTTTAGCTCGTCCGTTTTTGAAGTAA
- the folK gene encoding 2-amino-4-hydroxy-6-hydroxymethyldihydropteridine diphosphokinase, with protein sequence MGLEKCTKSAIALGSNLGDSRAILTAALEILDETPGITVIARSSWYQTAPIGPPQPNYLNGCALLDVKLTPQELLETLLRIEAQFGRIRKERWGARTLDLDILLFDDVILDTPTLEIPHPRMGERAFVLVPLAEIAPDWIEPVSGKAIAQLVQAVDCSGVRRL encoded by the coding sequence ATGGGATTAGAAAAGTGTACCAAAAGCGCGATCGCTCTTGGTAGCAATCTCGGTGACAGCCGCGCTATCCTAACAGCAGCTTTGGAAATTCTGGACGAAACTCCCGGAATTACGGTAATAGCACGGTCTAGCTGGTATCAAACTGCACCTATAGGGCCACCGCAGCCAAATTATTTGAATGGTTGTGCATTGTTGGATGTCAAGCTGACGCCCCAGGAATTGTTAGAGACGCTGCTGAGAATTGAAGCACAATTTGGTCGCATCCGAAAAGAACGCTGGGGGGCAAGAACCCTTGACTTAGATATACTGCTATTTGATGATGTAATTTTGGATACGCCGACACTTGAGATACCTCACCCTCGAATGGGGGAAAGAGCTTTTGTGCTTGTTCCTTTGGCGGAAATTGCGCCAGATTGGATAGAGCCAGTTTCGGGGAAAGCGATCGCGCAACTGGTTCAGGCTGTAGACTGTTCAGGAGTCCGCCGATTGTAA
- a CDS encoding CAAD domain-containing protein, with product MNPELSRSDDTAEAENIKLEVEVNSETLGEKRLSTENFNSQWQQVGEKIADFLDKMPNYIGNFFKSYSRPLITVGLIFASLITLKLTLALLDAIDDLPLLDSTLNLIGLGYTIWFINRYLLRASSRQELSEEINSFKDQYLGRGNLDS from the coding sequence ATGAATCCTGAACTTTCGCGCTCCGACGATACGGCAGAAGCTGAAAACATCAAGCTTGAGGTAGAGGTAAACTCAGAAACCTTAGGAGAAAAAAGGCTATCCACAGAAAACTTTAATTCTCAATGGCAGCAGGTCGGGGAAAAGATTGCTGATTTTCTAGATAAGATGCCAAATTATATTGGCAACTTTTTCAAGTCATACAGCCGACCGCTAATTACAGTTGGCCTAATTTTTGCATCTTTGATTACCTTAAAGCTGACGCTGGCTTTGCTGGATGCAATTGATGACTTGCCTTTGCTAGATTCGACTTTGAATCTGATTGGTCTAGGATATACAATTTGGTTCATTAACCGCTATTTACTCCGGGCTTCTAGCCGCCAAGAGCTATCTGAGGAAATTAACAGCTTTAAAGATCAATATTTAGGCAGAGGAAATTTAGACAGCTAA
- a CDS encoding HesB/IscA family protein, whose amino-acid sequence MIHLSKAAASEIKRLQSKRHNSKNLQFRLGVQSGGCSGMSYTLGFEDVVTPGDRVYDCDGIQVVVDEQSLNYINELTLDYSEDLMGGGFRFHNPKAKESCGCGNSFSINEPVTTDR is encoded by the coding sequence ATGATTCATCTGAGTAAGGCAGCAGCTAGCGAGATTAAGCGTCTGCAATCTAAGCGTCACAACTCCAAGAATCTCCAATTCCGTTTGGGAGTTCAAAGTGGTGGTTGTTCCGGAATGTCCTACACTCTAGGATTTGAAGACGTTGTGACCCCAGGCGATCGCGTATATGATTGCGATGGGATTCAAGTGGTGGTGGACGAGCAAAGCCTAAATTACATCAACGAGCTCACCCTGGATTACTCAGAGGATCTTATGGGTGGGGGGTTTCGCTTCCACAACCCAAAAGCCAAAGAAAGCTGTGGCTGCGGTAACTCTTTCTCAATTAATGAGCCGGTCACAACCGACAGATAA
- the rpsL gene encoding 30S ribosomal protein S12 — MPTIQQLIRNERLSTSKKTKSPALKSCPQRRGVCTRVYTTTPKKPNSALRKVARVRLTSGFEVTAYIPGIGHNLQEHSVVMIRGGRVKDLPGVRYHIIRGTLDTAGVKDRRQGRSKYGTKRPKEAGAKK, encoded by the coding sequence ATGCCCACAATCCAGCAGCTCATCCGTAATGAGCGCCTAAGTACAAGCAAGAAAACTAAGTCGCCAGCTCTCAAGAGCTGTCCGCAGCGTCGGGGTGTCTGCACCAGAGTATACACAACGACACCAAAGAAACCTAACTCAGCTCTCCGGAAAGTAGCAAGAGTTCGTCTGACTTCAGGCTTTGAAGTAACGGCGTATATCCCCGGAATCGGTCACAACTTGCAAGAACACTCCGTGGTAATGATTCGGGGTGGCAGGGTTAAGGACTTGCCCGGAGTTCGTTACCACATTATTCGCGGAACACTAGACACGGCAGGAGTAAAAGATCGTCGTCAAGGTCGTTCTAAGTACGGCACTAAACGGCCTAAAGAAGCTGGAGCGAAGAAGTAA
- the rpsG gene encoding 30S ribosomal protein S7, producing MSRRTVVKKRPVPPDPVYNSRLVSMMVRRIMRSGKKSIALGIIYDALKTIEERTGSDALETFEKAVRNVTPLVEVKARRVGGATYQVPMEVRADRGTALALRWLIQFSRSRPGRTMAGKLANELMDAANETGNAIRKREETHRMAEANKAFAHYRY from the coding sequence ATGTCTCGTCGTACCGTAGTTAAAAAGCGTCCTGTTCCCCCCGATCCAGTTTATAACAGCCGCCTGGTCAGCATGATGGTGCGGCGGATTATGAGAAGCGGCAAGAAATCCATAGCTTTAGGGATTATCTATGACGCACTGAAAACCATCGAGGAAAGAACAGGTAGCGATGCTTTGGAAACTTTTGAAAAAGCAGTTCGCAATGTCACCCCTTTGGTGGAAGTAAAAGCGCGTCGTGTGGGTGGTGCTACATACCAGGTGCCAATGGAAGTCCGTGCTGACCGAGGAACAGCCTTAGCGTTGCGCTGGCTAATTCAATTTTCCCGCTCTCGTCCAGGCCGCACAATGGCAGGCAAACTGGCAAATGAGTTAATGGATGCTGCTAACGAAACAGGGAACGCCATTCGTAAGCGGGAAGAAACGCACCGGATGGCAGAAGCGAATAAAGCTTTTGCACATTATCGGTACTAA
- the fusA gene encoding elongation factor G, with protein sequence MARTVPLERTRNIGIAAHIDAGKTTTTERILFYSGIVHKIGEVHEGTATTDWMEQERERGITITAAAISTSWRDHQINIIDTPGHVDFTIEVERSMRVLDGVIAVFCSVGGVQPQSETVWRQADRYKVPRIAFVNKMDRTGANFYKVYSQIRDRVRANAVPIQIPIGAENDFRGIVDLVRMRAYIYKDDQGKEVEDTEIPADLQEVAEEYRTKLIESVAETDDVLTEKYLEGEELTEQEIRTALRKGTIAGTIVPLLCGSAFKNKGVQLLLDAVVDYLPAPIDVPPIQGLLPDGTEVVRRASDDEPAAALAFKIMADPYGRLTFIRVYSGVIKKGSYILNSTKGKKERISRLIILKADERIEVDEMRAGDLGAALGLKDTFTGDTICDENSPVILESLFIPEPVISVAVEPKTKQDMEKLSKALQSLSEEDPTFRVNIDPETNQTVIAGMGELHLEILVDRMLREFKVEANVGAPQVAYRETIRKPVKAEGKFIRQSGGKGQYGHVVIQVEPGEPGTGFEFVSKIVGGIVPKEYIGPAEQGMKEACESGIVAGYPVIDLRATMVDGSYHDVDSSEMAFKIAGSMAIKEAVMKASPVLLEPMMKVEVEAPENFLGDVMGNLNSRRGQIEGMNSEQGVTKVTAKVPLAEMFGYATDIRSMTQGRGIFSMEFSHYEEVPRNVAETIIAKSKGNA encoded by the coding sequence GTGGCACGTACCGTCCCGCTTGAAAGAACACGCAATATCGGAATTGCGGCCCACATAGACGCGGGCAAGACAACAACAACAGAACGGATTCTGTTCTATTCAGGTATCGTTCATAAAATTGGTGAAGTACACGAGGGAACGGCTACCACTGACTGGATGGAGCAGGAGCGGGAGCGGGGCATCACCATCACTGCTGCCGCTATCAGCACCAGTTGGCGGGATCACCAGATCAACATTATTGACACCCCAGGACACGTAGACTTCACGATTGAAGTAGAACGTTCCATGCGGGTATTGGATGGCGTGATTGCCGTGTTCTGCTCGGTTGGCGGCGTGCAGCCTCAATCTGAAACTGTATGGCGACAGGCAGATAGATATAAAGTTCCTCGGATCGCCTTTGTAAACAAGATGGATCGGACTGGGGCGAACTTCTACAAAGTTTATAGCCAGATACGCGATCGCGTCCGGGCAAACGCCGTCCCAATTCAAATTCCCATCGGCGCTGAAAACGACTTTCGGGGAATTGTAGACTTGGTTCGGATGCGAGCCTACATCTACAAAGACGACCAGGGAAAAGAAGTTGAGGACACTGAGATTCCCGCCGATCTTCAGGAAGTAGCCGAAGAGTACCGCACCAAGCTCATCGAATCCGTAGCAGAAACCGATGATGTCCTGACGGAGAAGTACCTCGAAGGTGAAGAACTAACCGAACAAGAAATTCGGACGGCGTTGCGTAAAGGCACCATTGCAGGCACAATTGTCCCGCTTTTGTGCGGAAGTGCCTTTAAAAACAAGGGCGTTCAGTTGCTATTAGATGCAGTGGTAGATTACCTACCCGCACCTATTGACGTTCCCCCAATTCAAGGGCTATTACCAGACGGCACCGAGGTCGTTAGACGCGCCAGTGATGACGAGCCTGCGGCAGCTTTGGCTTTCAAGATTATGGCAGATCCCTATGGACGCTTGACGTTCATTCGGGTATATTCCGGCGTAATCAAAAAGGGCAGTTACATCCTCAACTCCACTAAGGGGAAAAAGGAACGCATTTCTCGCTTGATCATTCTCAAAGCTGACGAACGGATCGAGGTAGATGAAATGCGCGCTGGAGACTTGGGCGCTGCATTGGGTCTGAAAGACACCTTTACAGGCGATACCATCTGCGACGAAAACTCACCAGTGATTCTGGAGTCCCTGTTTATCCCAGAGCCAGTGATATCCGTAGCAGTGGAACCCAAAACCAAGCAGGATATGGAAAAGCTCTCCAAAGCTCTGCAATCCTTGTCTGAGGAAGATCCAACTTTCCGAGTCAACATTGACCCAGAAACCAACCAGACAGTAATTGCGGGGATGGGCGAATTGCACTTAGAAATTCTCGTAGATCGAATGCTGCGAGAGTTCAAGGTAGAAGCCAACGTTGGTGCGCCGCAAGTCGCTTACCGCGAAACCATCCGCAAACCCGTCAAAGCTGAAGGTAAATTTATCCGTCAGAGTGGTGGTAAAGGTCAGTACGGTCACGTAGTGATTCAGGTGGAGCCTGGAGAGCCTGGGACTGGGTTCGAGTTTGTCTCCAAAATTGTTGGGGGTATAGTACCTAAAGAGTACATCGGCCCAGCAGAACAAGGGATGAAAGAAGCTTGCGAATCCGGCATTGTGGCTGGATATCCCGTGATTGACCTGCGGGCAACTATGGTGGATGGGTCTTACCACGATGTAGACTCCTCAGAAATGGCTTTCAAAATCGCTGGCTCAATGGCTATTAAAGAAGCCGTGATGAAGGCTTCACCAGTGCTATTGGAGCCTATGATGAAAGTTGAGGTAGAAGCTCCTGAAAACTTCCTTGGGGACGTGATGGGAAACCTCAACTCTCGTCGCGGCCAAATTGAAGGCATGAACTCGGAACAAGGTGTTACTAAGGTGACAGCGAAAGTTCCACTCGCTGAGATGTTTGGCTATGCGACGGATATCCGGTCGATGACTCAGGGTCGGGGTATCTTCTCAATGGAGTTTAGCCATTACGAAGAAGTTCCTCGCAACGTGGCTGAAACCATCATCGCCAAGAGCAAAGGGAACGCATAA
- the tuf gene encoding elongation factor Tu, with product MARAKFERTKPHVNIGTIGHVDHGKTTLTAAITMTLAAMGRSKAKGYADIDAAPEEKARGITINTAHVEYETESRHYAHVDCPGHADYVKNMITGAAQMDGAILVVSAADGPMPQTREHILLAKQVGVPQLVVFLNKQDMVDDEELLELVELEVRDLLSSYEFDGDNIPIVSGSALQALETMTANPKTTRGTNEWVDKIYQLMDEVDSYIPTPERDIDKPFLMAVEDVFSISGRGTVATGRIERGKVKVGETVALVGIRDTRSTTVTGIEMFQKTLDEGMAGDNVGVLLRGLKKEDIERGMVLAKPGTITPHTLFESEVYILQEKEGGRKTPFFAGYRPQFYVRTTDVTGTIKAFTADDGTDAEMVMPGDRIKMTVELINAIAIEQGMRFAIREGGRTIGAGVVSKILK from the coding sequence ATGGCACGCGCAAAGTTTGAACGGACTAAACCCCACGTCAATATCGGCACAATTGGTCACGTTGACCACGGCAAAACAACCTTAACTGCTGCTATTACCATGACCCTGGCAGCAATGGGTCGGTCGAAAGCAAAGGGTTATGCCGACATTGATGCAGCGCCGGAGGAAAAGGCTCGCGGGATTACCATCAACACCGCTCACGTTGAGTATGAAACCGAATCTCGCCACTATGCCCACGTAGACTGCCCAGGTCACGCGGACTATGTGAAGAACATGATCACGGGTGCAGCTCAAATGGATGGTGCCATCCTGGTAGTGTCAGCGGCAGATGGCCCCATGCCTCAGACACGGGAACACATCCTCCTCGCTAAGCAAGTTGGCGTTCCCCAGCTAGTTGTCTTCTTGAATAAGCAAGACATGGTGGACGATGAAGAATTGTTAGAATTGGTGGAACTAGAAGTCCGGGATCTGCTGAGTTCTTACGAATTCGACGGTGACAATATTCCCATCGTGTCAGGATCGGCGCTACAAGCGTTGGAAACCATGACTGCTAATCCCAAGACCACACGGGGAACGAATGAGTGGGTGGATAAAATCTACCAGTTGATGGATGAGGTAGATTCCTACATTCCAACACCAGAGCGGGATATTGACAAGCCCTTCCTAATGGCTGTAGAAGACGTATTCTCGATCTCAGGTCGTGGTACCGTTGCTACTGGTCGTATTGAGCGGGGTAAAGTAAAAGTTGGCGAAACCGTTGCACTGGTGGGAATTCGCGACACTCGCAGCACAACCGTGACTGGGATAGAAATGTTCCAGAAGACCTTGGATGAAGGTATGGCAGGCGATAACGTCGGCGTACTGCTTCGGGGTCTCAAGAAGGAAGACATTGAGCGGGGTATGGTGCTGGCTAAGCCTGGTACAATCACTCCTCACACTCTATTTGAGTCAGAAGTCTATATCCTTCAGGAAAAAGAAGGCGGTCGGAAAACACCGTTTTTCGCAGGCTATCGTCCTCAGTTCTACGTGCGGACAACCGACGTAACTGGAACCATCAAAGCCTTTACAGCAGATGATGGTACTGATGCCGAGATGGTAATGCCGGGAGATCGCATCAAAATGACCGTTGAGTTAATCAACGCGATCGCTATTGAGCAGGGAATGCGCTTCGCTATCCGTGAAGGTGGCCGCACCATCGGTGCAGGTGTCGTTTCTAAAATCCTGAAGTAG
- the rpsJ gene encoding 30S ribosomal protein S10 has product MATIQQQKIRIRLKAFDRRLLDTSCEKIVDTANRTQATAIGPIPLPTRKKIYCLLRSPHVDKDSREHFETRTHRRIIDIYQPTSKTIDALMKLDLPAGVDIEVKL; this is encoded by the coding sequence ATGGCAACTATCCAACAGCAAAAAATTCGCATTCGCCTTAAGGCTTTCGATCGGCGTTTGCTGGACACATCTTGCGAGAAGATTGTCGATACGGCAAACCGGACACAAGCTACAGCAATCGGTCCTATTCCCTTACCGACGCGGAAGAAAATTTACTGTCTCTTGAGATCGCCTCACGTTGATAAGGACTCGCGGGAACACTTTGAAACCCGCACCCACCGCCGCATTATTGACATTTACCAGCCTACCTCGAAGACAATTGACGCTTTGATGAAACTGGATTTGCCCGCAGGCGTGGATATTGAAGTCAAACTTTAA
- a CDS encoding LON peptidase substrate-binding domain-containing protein: MASSSSIAVRELPLFPLPEVVLFPGRPLPLHIFEFRYRIMMNTILDSDRRFGVLMWNPVQGKPATVGCCAEIIHLQRLPDDRMKILTLGQQRFRVLEYVREKPYRVGLVEWIEDNPPEKDLRSLATEVEQLLRDVVHLSAKLTEQDMELPEDLPTLPRELSFWVASNLYNVAAEQQSLLEMQDTAARLEREAEILTSTRNHLAARTVLKDALK, translated from the coding sequence ATGGCATCCTCTTCCTCAATCGCAGTTCGAGAACTTCCCCTTTTTCCACTGCCCGAAGTGGTGCTATTTCCAGGGCGACCCTTGCCACTACATATTTTTGAGTTTCGCTACAGAATTATGATGAATACGATTCTGGATAGCGATCGCCGCTTTGGGGTCTTGATGTGGAACCCAGTTCAAGGTAAACCCGCAACTGTAGGATGCTGCGCTGAAATTATTCACTTGCAGCGTCTTCCAGACGACCGTATGAAAATATTAACCTTGGGTCAGCAGCGGTTTCGAGTTCTGGAGTACGTCCGCGAAAAGCCCTATCGAGTTGGTTTGGTGGAATGGATTGAAGACAATCCGCCAGAGAAAGATTTGCGAAGTTTGGCTACAGAGGTCGAACAGTTGCTCAGAGATGTTGTGCATCTCTCAGCCAAGTTGACTGAGCAAGATATGGAACTTCCAGAAGACCTGCCAACTCTCCCTAGAGAATTGTCTTTTTGGGTTGCCAGTAATCTTTACAATGTAGCAGCTGAACAGCAATCCCTTCTGGAAATGCAAGATACAGCAGCACGTCTGGAACGCGAAGCGGAAATTCTCACCTCTACTCGCAATCACCTGGCGGCTCGTACTGTACTCAAAGATGCGCTGAAATAG
- the pheA gene encoding prephenate dehydratase has product MVVSVAHLGPPGTYAEAAALAYVNWLNQRGQQGLLCPCPSIAQTLRAAAQGQADVAVVPVENSVEGSVTTTLDTLWQLDKLQIQQAHVLPISHALLSRAETLEEIKTVYSHPQALAQCQGWLERFLPSVQLVPMNATTEALKYLGEDKTAAAIASSRAAQLYHLPILICPINDYPDNYTRFWVLSLQPSGGGSHTSLAFSVPANVPGALVKPLEVFASRGINLSRIESRPTKRSLGDYLFFTDLEADAREASVQSALKELTAYTETLKIFGSYSIVSIGKL; this is encoded by the coding sequence ATGGTCGTATCGGTTGCACATTTGGGGCCACCAGGCACTTACGCAGAAGCAGCTGCCTTGGCTTATGTAAATTGGCTTAACCAAAGGGGACAGCAAGGGCTGTTATGTCCTTGTCCCAGCATTGCTCAGACGCTGCGAGCAGCGGCACAGGGACAGGCTGATGTGGCAGTCGTGCCTGTAGAAAATTCTGTAGAGGGCAGCGTGACAACAACGCTGGATACGCTCTGGCAATTGGATAAGCTGCAAATTCAACAGGCTCATGTGTTGCCAATTTCTCATGCCCTGTTGTCGCGAGCGGAAACTCTGGAGGAAATAAAGACAGTTTATTCCCACCCCCAGGCTCTAGCTCAGTGTCAGGGGTGGCTGGAGCGGTTTCTGCCCTCTGTGCAGCTAGTGCCGATGAATGCGACTACAGAGGCGCTAAAGTATTTGGGCGAGGATAAAACTGCGGCAGCGATCGCATCCTCTAGAGCTGCCCAACTCTACCACCTACCAATTCTCATCTGTCCTATTAATGATTATCCCGATAATTATACCAGGTTCTGGGTACTGAGTTTACAACCTTCCGGCGGCGGCAGTCATACCAGTTTAGCTTTTAGCGTTCCCGCTAATGTACCGGGGGCGCTGGTTAAGCCGCTTGAAGTGTTTGCCAGTCGAGGGATTAACTTGAGCCGAATTGAATCTCGTCCGACAAAGCGAAGTCTTGGTGACTATCTTTTTTTTACTGACCTAGAAGCTGATGCCAGAGAAGCTTCTGTTCAATCTGCCTTAAAAGAATTAACAGCTTACACCGAAACGCTGAAGATTTTTGGTAGCTATTCTATTGTGTCAATAGGGAAACTCTAG
- a CDS encoding DUF1997 domain-containing protein — protein MQTQFVASQSVEIAVPEQPVPIQHYLRQPQRLVQALVDPTRIEQLSEEIFRLKMRPLSFMALSLQPIVDMKVWADADGTVHLRSTRCEIRGIEYINQRFALNLVGKLSPCQVNGTTHLKGRADLEVKVELPQAFWFTPKAFIEATGNGLLKSVLLTIKQRLMYQLLSDYRRWANTWNQQTPPPQVPVLPADSPSA, from the coding sequence ATGCAAACTCAATTTGTTGCCTCCCAATCTGTTGAAATTGCTGTTCCGGAACAACCTGTTCCAATTCAGCATTATCTGCGCCAACCTCAACGTCTAGTACAAGCTCTAGTTGACCCCACTCGAATCGAACAACTCAGCGAGGAGATTTTCCGCCTGAAAATGCGCCCGTTGAGCTTTATGGCCCTTTCACTTCAACCAATTGTAGATATGAAGGTGTGGGCAGATGCAGATGGGACGGTTCACTTAAGGTCTACACGTTGTGAGATTCGCGGCATTGAGTATATCAACCAGCGCTTTGCGCTTAACTTGGTTGGTAAGCTTTCTCCCTGTCAAGTAAACGGTACAACTCATCTCAAAGGTAGAGCGGATTTAGAGGTCAAAGTTGAGTTACCGCAGGCTTTTTGGTTCACGCCTAAAGCTTTTATAGAAGCTACCGGGAATGGTTTGCTCAAGAGCGTGCTGTTGACTATTAAACAACGATTGATGTATCAACTGCTATCAGACTATCGCCGCTGGGCTAACACTTGGAATCAGCAGACACCCCCGCCTCAAGTTCCGGTACTGCCCGCAGACAGCCCTTCGGCTTAA
- a CDS encoding ribonuclease HII, producing MPELLGGWELVAGVDEVGRGALFGPVVAAAVILPKSAFAELSAAGVRDSKQLSSYRRGKLAAQIQAIALDWKIGYASNQEIDQINIFHASLLAMKRAVIKLNIQPELCLVDGKWQLPDLPIPQQNLVKGDEKSLVIAAASIVAKVWRDDLIIRLAAKYPAYNLTANKGYGTAHHILALQQHGPSRFHRRSFSPCRVDIKL from the coding sequence TTGCCAGAGTTACTCGGTGGCTGGGAACTGGTTGCTGGTGTGGATGAAGTTGGGCGCGGAGCTTTGTTTGGCCCAGTGGTGGCGGCAGCTGTAATATTACCAAAGTCTGCTTTTGCTGAACTTTCAGCCGCTGGGGTAAGAGACAGCAAGCAGTTGTCTAGTTATCGTCGGGGTAAACTGGCGGCACAAATTCAAGCGATCGCTCTAGACTGGAAAATTGGTTATGCTTCCAACCAGGAAATTGACCAAATTAATATTTTCCACGCATCCTTGTTAGCGATGAAGCGGGCTGTAATCAAGCTGAATATACAACCAGAGCTTTGTCTGGTTGATGGCAAGTGGCAGCTTCCAGACTTGCCAATCCCACAACAGAATCTAGTCAAGGGTGATGAAAAATCATTGGTAATTGCCGCCGCCAGCATTGTTGCTAAAGTGTGGCGCGACGACCTGATAATCCGTCTGGCAGCGAAGTACCCCGCCTACAACTTAACAGCGAACAAAGGTTACGGCACCGCTCACCATATACTTGCTTTACAACAACACGGCCCCTCGCGCTTCCATCGGAGGTCTTTCAGTCCTTGCCGAGTTGATATTAAATTGTAG